In Fusarium poae strain DAOMC 252244 chromosome Unknown contig_1, whole genome shotgun sequence, the following are encoded in one genomic region:
- a CDS encoding uncharacterized protein (TransMembrane:1 (o12-35i)), producing the protein MILNAGILGDSAWYYHPFTVIILAWIGFLAILVVYRILFHPLAAVPGPWPAKVTGLYRTYLYWRGTFHEDIVNLHKKYGKVVRINTDEVSTVDAVSLKQIYGFGNNNARKHQFYDAFRLDLPDAFNEIDPANHALIRKRSSNAYAMSSIIAYEPYMQSVLDLCWSKIREYLASNDGQPIDMSKWSHHLAFDFISDLVCGQPMGHLSQGKDVGDIRATINRITKLVVLLGDIPTQTAFLRNPVITFIQSRILRIKNPMEGFFQFSADRVRDRVTGRSGVDRKDMLSHFTYAKPTMEPTAENIEREILRDVQTAFGAGSDTTSISMRAIIVYLGLHIDIYKRLQKDIDGFYTANELGALEPLTFNQTKKIPLIRAVVAEAVRLVPAICGQLLRVSPGITVDKYWIPRGYTIGISAMAVNKEPSIFGDDADKFRPDRWLEGSDAYTRLDNASMTFGRGARGCLGKNIALVELHKFTAQFYRFFDVDLVDKETPWKNEFFMIVDPLDVRVRLKERFK; encoded by the exons ATGATTCTCAACGCTGGGATCTTAGGCGACAGCGCCTGGTATTATCACCCCTTTACTGTTATCATACTTGCATGGATTGGCTTTTTAGCTATTCTTGTCGTCTATCGAATTCTTTTCCACCCACTTGCGGCCGTTCCGGGACCTTGGCCAGCAAAGGTGACCGGACTCTACCGCACATACCTTTATTGGAGAGGTACATTCCATGAAGATATCGTAAACCTTCACAAGAAATACGGAAAGGTGGTCCGTATCAATACCGATGAAGTTTCTACCGTCGATGCCGTTTCCCTCAAGCAGATATATGGCTTCGGAAACAACAATGCTCGGAAGCATCAGTTCTACGATGCATTTCGGCTCGACTTGCCTGACGCTTTCAATGAGATTGACCCAGCGAACCATGCTCTCATTCGAAAGCGTTCCTCAAACGCCTACGCAATGTCCTCCATCATCGCCTACGAACCTTATATGCAAAGCGTACTCGATCTTTGTTGGTCGAAAATCCGAGAGTACCTAGCTTCGAACGACGGTCAGCCAATCGACATGTCAAAATGGTCTCACCACCTTGCCTTCGATTTCATCTCCGACCTAGTTTGTGGCCAGCCTATGGGTCACTTGAGCCAAGGAAAGGATGTCGGTGACATCAGAGCAACCATCAACCGTATCACAAAACTAGTCGTCCTTCTCGGGGACATTCCCACACAAACTGCTTTCCTCAGAAACCCGGTCATCACCTTTATCCAAAGTCGTATCCTCAGGATCAAGAACCCAATGGAGGGTTTCTTCCAGTTTTCGGCTGACCGGGTTCGCGATCGCGTCACTGGCAGAAGTGGCGTGGATCGAAAAGACATGCTGTCACATTTCACCTACGCCAAGCCAACCATGGAACCTACCGCAGAAAATATTGAGAGGGAAATCCTGCGTGACGTACAAACTGCATT TGGAGCCGGCTCAGACACGACATCAATTTCCATGAGAGCTATCATAGTGTATCTGGGTTTGCATATCGATATATACAAACGGCTACAGAAGGACATAGACGGCTTCTACACTGCTAATGAACTCGGAGCCCTCGAGCCGCTCACCTTCAACCAAACTAAGAAGATCCCTCTGATCCGAGCAGTCGTTGCTGAGGCAGTAAGGCTTGTCCCTGCTATCTGCGGGCAATTGCTGCGTGTGTCTCCCGGCATCACAGTGGACAAGTATTGGATTCCGCGTGGGTATACCATTGGTATTAGTGCCATGGCAGTGAACAAAGAACCATCCATCTTCGGTGATGACGCCGATAAGTTTCGACCGGATCGCTGGCTGGAAGGCAGTGATGCATATACTCGCCTTGATAATGCTAGCATGACGTTTGGGAGAGGCGCAAGAGGTTGCTTAGGCAAGAACATTGCTCTT GTTGAGCTTCACAAATTCACGGCTCAGTTTTACCGATTTTTTGATGTTGATCTTGTGGATAAAGAAACACCTTGGAAAAATGAATTTTTTATGATTGTAGATCCCCTAGATGTTCGTGTGAGACTGAAGGAACggtttaaataa